A stretch of Halosimplex halophilum DNA encodes these proteins:
- a CDS encoding type II toxin-antitoxin system PemK/MazF family toxin, which produces MADRGTVVWAPDPFETDGGNPRPWLVVSGERMPYPDEESIAVAFTTQSHHAGSFAVPSEAWVRGEPGQQSYVLPWTVATLKDGIHVVGRQGSVTDEFTEQVTAATISYLDNPEAVDPA; this is translated from the coding sequence ATGGCTGACCGCGGAACTGTAGTCTGGGCCCCCGATCCGTTCGAGACGGACGGCGGCAACCCCCGCCCGTGGCTGGTCGTTTCCGGCGAGCGAATGCCCTACCCCGACGAGGAGTCGATCGCCGTCGCATTCACCACGCAGTCCCACCACGCAGGCAGCTTCGCCGTGCCGAGCGAGGCGTGGGTCCGTGGCGAACCAGGGCAGCAGAGCTACGTCTTGCCCTGGACGGTCGCCACGCTGAAAGACGGGATCCACGTCGTCGGCCGGCAGGGCTCGGTCACCGACGAGTTCACCGAACAGGTCACGGCGGCCACGATCTCCTACCTGGACAACCCGGAGGCCGTTGACCCCGCATGA
- a CDS encoding PQQ-dependent sugar dehydrogenase — translation MSDQQPPEEPEQSSEYEVLPTSRRRFLSVAGAAGLLAGAGGLAYGSQQTAYEFGGEVAGWQGQSPDEIADETNPTLELQAGTEYEITWENLDGQPHDFVIRDENGEELVGTDVFSEEGETHSFTFTASEEMAEYICTVHPTSMVGDIEVSAGAGGTPTEDGTPTGDGETPAGADGFVPEGPSVGVEQVADGPLVNPVTLRSVPGEENTYVLVDQPGQVYVHGEDGLEDEPVLDIADRVLMEPEERDGFDERGFLGLDFHPNFEETGQFYVRYSAAEPAGDGLVGPGDREFPDDFDHIEVLSVFETDGDQEFTSVDPDSEEVILEVPSPQFNHNGGEVVFGPDGYLYTTIGDGGNAHDIGLGHVEDWYDENEGGNAQNVEANLLGKVLRIDVGAAGETTGTATGTETATAPPTDGEGTATTAGGDLPYEIPSDNPFVGTSGYDEIYAYGLRNPWRMSFDGDTLIAADVGQALFEEVDVIENGGNYGWNVKEGFHCFSPETPTEVPAECPDSEPDEAPYDGSEFVDPVLEYPHQYQNQSVGISITGGYVYDGDAISELSGQYVFGDWSASFVEPQGRLFAAMPSETAADGEETTTGTATPAETTATETPTESPTATPTADGTATETASEGAGENTEPDVEVTPPDEQPWQWSELVVEGGENGELNRYVQAFGRDADGDVYVLASRTGRLLQEAGEVFRLVPAGEGEEVEVPDIEVPEGDDEETDTPEDSGETPGTETPTDTPE, via the coding sequence ATGAGCGACCAGCAACCACCAGAAGAACCCGAACAGAGCAGTGAGTACGAGGTACTCCCGACCTCGCGGCGGCGATTCCTCAGCGTCGCGGGCGCAGCCGGACTCCTCGCGGGGGCCGGCGGCCTCGCCTATGGGTCCCAGCAGACCGCCTACGAGTTCGGCGGGGAAGTCGCCGGCTGGCAGGGGCAGTCGCCGGACGAGATCGCGGACGAGACGAACCCCACGCTCGAACTTCAGGCGGGCACCGAGTACGAGATAACGTGGGAGAACCTCGACGGCCAGCCCCACGACTTCGTGATCCGCGACGAAAACGGCGAGGAGCTCGTCGGGACGGACGTGTTCAGCGAGGAAGGCGAGACTCACTCGTTCACCTTCACGGCGAGCGAGGAGATGGCCGAGTACATCTGTACGGTCCACCCGACGAGCATGGTCGGGGACATCGAGGTGAGCGCCGGCGCGGGCGGGACGCCGACCGAGGACGGCACGCCGACCGGCGACGGAGAGACGCCCGCTGGGGCCGACGGGTTCGTCCCGGAGGGGCCGTCCGTGGGCGTCGAGCAGGTCGCCGACGGGCCCCTCGTCAACCCCGTTACGCTCCGGTCGGTGCCCGGCGAAGAGAACACGTACGTCCTCGTGGACCAGCCCGGACAGGTGTACGTCCACGGGGAGGACGGTCTCGAGGACGAACCGGTCCTCGACATCGCCGACAGGGTGCTCATGGAACCCGAGGAGCGCGATGGGTTCGACGAACGGGGGTTCCTCGGTCTGGACTTCCACCCGAACTTCGAAGAGACCGGCCAGTTCTACGTGCGGTACAGCGCGGCGGAACCCGCCGGTGACGGTCTGGTCGGTCCCGGTGACCGGGAGTTCCCCGACGACTTCGACCACATCGAGGTGCTCTCGGTGTTCGAGACCGACGGAGACCAAGAGTTCACGTCTGTGGACCCCGACTCGGAGGAGGTCATCCTCGAGGTTCCCTCGCCGCAGTTCAACCACAACGGCGGCGAGGTGGTGTTCGGACCCGATGGGTACCTCTACACGACCATCGGTGACGGGGGCAACGCTCACGACATCGGGCTGGGCCACGTCGAGGACTGGTACGACGAGAACGAGGGCGGCAACGCCCAGAACGTCGAGGCGAACCTCCTCGGGAAGGTTCTCCGTATCGACGTGGGCGCGGCCGGAGAGACGACGGGGACGGCGACGGGCACCGAAACGGCGACTGCCCCGCCGACGGATGGCGAGGGGACAGCCACGACCGCCGGCGGCGACCTGCCGTACGAGATACCGTCCGACAACCCGTTCGTGGGCACGAGTGGCTACGATGAGATATACGCCTACGGCCTTCGGAACCCGTGGCGGATGTCGTTCGATGGCGACACGCTCATCGCCGCTGACGTCGGGCAGGCGCTGTTCGAGGAGGTCGACGTTATCGAGAACGGCGGCAACTACGGCTGGAACGTGAAGGAGGGGTTCCACTGCTTCTCTCCCGAAACCCCGACCGAAGTGCCCGCGGAGTGTCCGGACAGCGAACCGGACGAGGCTCCGTACGACGGGAGCGAGTTCGTCGACCCGGTGCTCGAGTACCCCCACCAGTATCAGAACCAGTCGGTCGGCATCTCCATCACCGGGGGGTACGTCTACGACGGCGATGCCATCAGTGAGTTGTCTGGCCAGTACGTCTTCGGCGACTGGAGCGCCAGCTTCGTCGAGCCGCAGGGCCGACTCTTCGCCGCGATGCCCTCGGAGACGGCTGCTGACGGAGAAGAGACGACCACCGGTACTGCGACGCCGGCCGAAACGACAGCGACGGAGACTCCGACCGAGTCGCCAACCGCCACGCCGACGGCCGACGGAACCGCGACGGAGACGGCCAGCGAGGGGGCAGGGGAGAACACCGAACCGGATGTCGAGGTCACGCCGCCCGATGAACAGCCTTGGCAGTGGTCGGAACTCGTCGTCGAGGGCGGCGAGAACGGCGAGTTGAACCGGTACGTCCAGGCGTTCGGGCGCGACGCCGACGGCGACGTGTACGTACTCGCCAGCCGGACCGGGCGCCTCCTCCAGGAGGCGGGCGAGGTGTTCCGTCTCGTCCCCGCCGGCGAAGGCGAGGAGGTCGAAGTCCCCGATATCGAAGTCCCCGAGGGCGACGACGAGGAGACGGACACGCCTGAAGACAGTGGAGAGACCCCGGGAACGGAGACTCCGACGGACACGCCCGAATAG
- a CDS encoding CbiX/SirB N-terminal domain-containing protein encodes MTTDALLLIARETRNAREVLETHADRLRRRGVVDAVEVATYGSEPVRELREGFERIAADTVYAVPMCAAHSHDTIDGIPAALAGVPGEVHYCEPIGGSPAVTEVLEERGARLVPAGDDASLVLVGFGSSSKPYHRQTADYHAARLREQSEYGEVVTCYLLQNPTVDCVRYNTTGDRAVAVPLFLSRTEATERRIPAELEPERGGVEYADPLGVHPRVTDAVQAEVEKQRALAADETASAASFEAQLTRTNRPVVTDGEGPRRY; translated from the coding sequence ATGACAACCGACGCACTCCTGCTCATCGCCCGCGAGACGAGAAACGCCCGCGAAGTACTCGAGACACACGCCGACCGGCTCCGCCGGCGCGGCGTCGTCGACGCCGTCGAGGTAGCGACCTACGGGAGCGAACCGGTCCGCGAACTGCGGGAGGGGTTCGAACGGATCGCCGCCGACACGGTGTACGCCGTCCCGATGTGCGCCGCCCACAGCCACGACACGATCGACGGGATCCCCGCCGCGCTCGCCGGCGTTCCGGGGGAGGTCCACTACTGCGAACCGATCGGGGGGAGCCCGGCGGTCACCGAGGTACTGGAGGAGCGTGGCGCGCGCCTGGTCCCGGCCGGCGACGACGCCTCGCTCGTCCTCGTGGGGTTCGGGAGCAGTTCGAAGCCGTACCACCGGCAGACGGCCGACTACCACGCCGCCCGACTGCGGGAACAGTCGGAGTACGGGGAGGTGGTGACCTGCTATCTCCTGCAGAACCCCACCGTCGACTGCGTGCGGTACAACACCACCGGGGACCGGGCGGTCGCCGTCCCGCTGTTCCTGTCCCGGACCGAGGCGACCGAGCGCCGCATCCCCGCCGAGCTCGAACCCGAGCGCGGCGGCGTGGAGTACGCCGACCCGCTCGGCGTCCACCCGCGGGTGACGGACGCCGTCCAGGCGGAGGTCGAGAAGCAGCGCGCACTCGCCGCCGACGAAACCGCGTCGGCCGCCTCCTTCGAGGCGCAACTGACCCGGACGAACCGGCCGGTCGTGACCGACGGGGAAGGCCCGCGGCGGTACTGA
- a CDS encoding helix-turn-helix domain-containing protein, protein MGYSPPTRPTYHFSVPLDGEVGEGLQRVYDTDLDGATIEPPTVKRDGWHETKAFKSYATLSEFQSVCEENGITADLQSITNGLVADDGRSAFGLTDRQEEAPTLALSRGYYETPRAVSADELADELGIPQPSMSDLLRRAERQLLASTLGNQRERPIVP, encoded by the coding sequence GTGGGGTACTCACCGCCAACTCGTCCTACGTACCACTTCTCCGTTCCCCTCGACGGCGAGGTCGGCGAGGGTCTCCAGCGGGTCTACGATACTGACCTCGACGGCGCGACGATCGAGCCGCCCACGGTAAAGCGGGACGGCTGGCACGAGACGAAGGCGTTCAAGAGCTACGCCACACTCTCGGAGTTTCAGTCGGTCTGCGAGGAGAATGGCATCACGGCCGACCTCCAGTCGATCACCAACGGGCTCGTCGCCGACGATGGACGGTCCGCGTTTGGACTCACAGACCGCCAGGAGGAGGCACCAACGCTCGCTCTCTCCCGAGGGTACTACGAGACGCCGCGAGCAGTGTCGGCAGACGAACTCGCCGACGAGCTCGGCATTCCGCAGCCGTCGATGTCTGACCTGTTGCGACGCGCCGAACGGCAGCTCCTGGCGTCGACGCTCGGCAACCAGCGCGAGAGACCGATCGTCCCCTGA
- a CDS encoding helix-turn-helix transcriptional regulator, with product MPISKDEFRSIDEDGPSLPDLAPDTTQGAVYRFLLEHADQAFRQREIVDAVDVPEGSVGPTLKRLEEHGLVDHRDRFWTIADAEHAVASAGFHGAATADAIDGGFSVDDVETWMETAVDPVDSTADQDDEES from the coding sequence ATGCCGATCTCGAAAGACGAGTTCCGGTCTATCGACGAGGACGGACCGTCGCTCCCCGACCTCGCGCCGGACACCACGCAGGGTGCGGTGTATCGCTTCCTCCTCGAGCACGCCGACCAGGCGTTTCGCCAGCGGGAGATCGTCGACGCCGTCGACGTGCCTGAGGGGAGCGTCGGCCCCACACTGAAGCGACTCGAGGAACACGGGCTCGTCGACCACCGCGACCGGTTCTGGACGATCGCCGACGCCGAGCACGCGGTCGCGTCGGCAGGGTTTCACGGCGCCGCCACGGCCGACGCCATCGACGGCGGGTTCTCCGTCGACGACGTCGAGACCTGGATGGAAACCGCGGTCGACCCTGTCGATTCAACGGCCGACCAGGACGACGAGGAGTCGTGA
- the cobN gene encoding cobaltochelatase subunit CobN, with amino-acid sequence MPTIGLYTATENELGAVQRAAGECEAEVVARSESDLSDGTDAEAFVDEIDDAAAAVLWLHGAEESMPGYDHAVERLREAGVPLVVKSTGDAYAVEDTSVDAAVRDRVYEYLDRGGTSNVANCLRFLVDEYAGESRAYDDPVALPTEGVYHPDHPGATYEELRATHDPDRPTVAVWFYESHWTHENTRYVDAQVRAIERAGADALPVFCEPATDTDGQWDAERVTEEWLLADGEPVVDAVLSSFMFSLSMDERGRSAADEGDGAEDVFLDRLGVPVLQTVTTMRSRSRYEGSDTGVMGFELALSVALPEFDGNVITHPISGKERTDDAADIGTAPKQHFPIDDRVDHAARLAVNWARLRHTPDDEKRVAVVLHNYPPSDDGIGTAFGLDSPASTVNLLDELRARGYDLGGRRPESGQALVERLTDQLTLDDRWVAPEDVRERSVDTVSPSRYREWFGGLDDRFRSNVVDEWGDPPDRPFAVPGVEFGNVLVTVQPPRGFGMDPSKVYHDSDLQPPHDYVAFYGWLRNAFEADAVVHLGTHGSLEWLPGKTVGLDGESAPDQLVGDLPNVYPYIVNNPGEGTQAKRRSYAAVVDYLTPVMDTAGTYDDLADLEDLADRYREAGMEDARTDDGEHLADLIRETVADLDLAVELGVEGEIDERADVRGPEEAGAELAEGAVDGDDLDIDDLVERVHEYLTDVKTTQIRKGLHTMGEPPEGDRLTEYLVALTRLENPGGPSLRESVAGVLGVDYDRMLDEPGAYDEALGTTYAQAADAVYETSLDLVETLADHGFDLPASEREAAPGETTMNLLVVDVDPIGDARAEPGAHDDLRKALTFICEEVAPRVRGASEEIPRTADALAGEYVPPGGSGAPTRGGVDLLPTARNFYTLDPRKVPAKSAWAVGSEVADGVAERHRDEEGEYPEEVGVVAWGTPTVRTRGETVAQVLALLGVEPVWTDAGRIDDVEPIPLDELGRPRIDVTTRVSGLFRDAFPAAASVIHDAVDAVVGLDEPHDRNYVKKHVEADAAELEAEGMDPDDAASAARHRVFTTKPGGYGAGTNKAVDEGEWDDRSDLAEVYVQWGGYALGSRGTTTEAHDAFERRLGNVEATVKIEDTAEQDEFDSSDWYAFHGGFVTAVAETAGEEPASYVGDSSDPDNVAVYTNEEKVRKAMRARVLNPDWLDSMEEHDYKGAGDLASTVDVVLGWDATTGVVSDALWADVAEQYAFDEDRREWLRDVNPWALERISDTLLEAVDRGLWDADGATADRLRDINLRADGDIEARAGSASPAEVSGDDD; translated from the coding sequence ATGCCAACCATCGGCCTGTACACCGCGACGGAGAACGAACTGGGGGCGGTCCAGCGCGCCGCCGGGGAGTGCGAGGCGGAGGTGGTCGCCCGCTCGGAGAGCGACCTCTCGGACGGGACGGATGCCGAGGCGTTCGTCGACGAGATCGACGACGCCGCGGCGGCGGTCCTCTGGCTGCACGGCGCCGAGGAGAGCATGCCCGGCTACGACCACGCGGTCGAGCGCCTGCGCGAGGCGGGCGTCCCGCTGGTCGTGAAGTCCACCGGCGACGCCTACGCCGTCGAGGACACGTCCGTCGACGCGGCCGTCCGCGACCGCGTCTACGAGTACCTCGACCGCGGCGGCACGAGCAACGTCGCCAACTGCCTCCGGTTCCTCGTCGACGAGTACGCCGGCGAGAGCCGGGCGTACGACGACCCCGTGGCGCTGCCGACGGAGGGCGTCTACCACCCCGACCACCCCGGCGCGACCTACGAGGAACTGCGCGCGACCCACGACCCCGACCGGCCGACGGTCGCCGTCTGGTTCTACGAGTCCCACTGGACCCACGAGAACACCCGCTACGTCGACGCGCAGGTCCGCGCCATCGAGCGGGCGGGCGCCGACGCGCTCCCGGTGTTCTGCGAGCCCGCGACCGACACGGACGGCCAGTGGGACGCAGAGCGGGTGACCGAGGAGTGGCTCCTGGCGGACGGCGAGCCGGTCGTCGACGCCGTGCTCTCCTCGTTCATGTTCTCGCTGTCGATGGACGAGCGCGGCCGGTCGGCCGCCGACGAGGGCGACGGCGCCGAGGACGTGTTCCTCGACCGCCTCGGCGTCCCGGTGCTCCAGACCGTGACGACGATGCGGTCGCGCTCGCGGTACGAGGGCAGCGACACCGGCGTCATGGGGTTCGAACTCGCGCTGTCGGTCGCGCTCCCGGAGTTCGACGGCAACGTGATCACCCACCCGATCAGCGGGAAGGAGCGCACCGACGACGCCGCCGACATCGGCACCGCGCCGAAACAGCACTTCCCGATCGACGACCGGGTCGACCACGCCGCGCGCCTCGCGGTCAACTGGGCGAGGCTGCGCCACACCCCCGACGACGAGAAGCGCGTCGCGGTCGTCCTCCACAACTACCCGCCCAGCGACGACGGCATCGGGACCGCCTTCGGCCTCGACAGCCCCGCGAGCACCGTCAACCTGCTCGACGAACTCCGGGCGCGCGGCTACGACCTCGGGGGCCGCCGGCCCGAGAGCGGCCAGGCGCTCGTCGAGCGGCTGACCGACCAGCTGACGCTCGACGACCGCTGGGTCGCGCCCGAGGACGTGCGCGAGCGCAGCGTCGACACCGTGTCGCCGAGCCGGTACCGCGAGTGGTTCGGGGGGCTCGACGACCGATTCCGCTCGAACGTCGTCGACGAGTGGGGCGACCCGCCCGACAGGCCGTTCGCCGTCCCCGGCGTCGAGTTCGGCAACGTCCTCGTCACCGTCCAGCCCCCGCGCGGCTTCGGGATGGACCCCTCGAAGGTCTACCACGACTCGGACCTGCAGCCACCGCACGACTACGTCGCCTTCTACGGCTGGCTCCGGAACGCCTTCGAGGCCGACGCCGTCGTCCACCTCGGCACCCACGGCAGCCTGGAGTGGCTCCCCGGCAAGACCGTCGGCCTCGACGGCGAGAGCGCCCCCGACCAGCTGGTCGGCGACCTCCCGAACGTCTACCCCTACATCGTCAACAACCCGGGCGAGGGCACGCAGGCCAAGCGCCGGTCGTACGCGGCGGTCGTCGACTACCTGACGCCCGTGATGGACACGGCCGGGACCTACGACGACCTCGCCGACCTGGAGGACCTCGCCGACCGGTACCGCGAGGCCGGCATGGAGGACGCGCGCACCGACGACGGCGAGCACCTCGCGGACCTGATCCGCGAGACGGTGGCGGACCTCGACCTGGCCGTCGAGCTCGGGGTCGAGGGCGAGATCGACGAGCGGGCGGACGTGCGCGGGCCCGAGGAGGCCGGCGCCGAACTCGCCGAGGGCGCCGTCGACGGCGACGACCTGGACATCGACGACCTGGTCGAGCGGGTCCACGAGTACCTCACCGACGTAAAGACGACCCAGATCCGCAAGGGGCTACACACGATGGGCGAACCCCCAGAGGGCGACCGCCTCACGGAGTACCTCGTCGCGCTGACGCGCCTGGAGAACCCCGGCGGCCCGAGTCTCCGGGAGAGCGTCGCGGGCGTCCTCGGCGTCGACTACGACCGGATGCTGGACGAACCGGGCGCCTACGACGAGGCGCTCGGAACGACCTACGCGCAGGCCGCCGACGCGGTCTACGAGACCAGTCTCGACCTCGTCGAGACGCTGGCCGACCACGGCTTCGACCTGCCCGCGAGCGAGCGCGAGGCCGCCCCCGGCGAGACCACGATGAACCTGCTCGTCGTCGACGTCGACCCCATCGGCGACGCGCGGGCCGAACCCGGCGCTCACGACGACCTGCGGAAGGCGCTGACCTTCATCTGCGAGGAGGTCGCGCCACGTGTTCGGGGCGCCAGCGAGGAGATCCCCCGGACCGCGGACGCGCTCGCCGGCGAGTACGTCCCGCCGGGCGGCAGCGGCGCCCCCACCCGCGGCGGCGTCGACCTGCTCCCGACCGCGCGGAACTTCTACACGCTCGACCCCCGGAAGGTCCCCGCGAAGTCCGCCTGGGCGGTCGGCAGCGAGGTGGCCGACGGCGTGGCCGAACGGCACCGCGACGAGGAGGGCGAGTACCCCGAGGAGGTCGGCGTCGTCGCCTGGGGCACTCCGACCGTCCGCACCCGCGGCGAGACCGTCGCGCAGGTGCTCGCGCTGCTGGGCGTCGAACCGGTCTGGACCGACGCCGGCCGGATCGACGACGTGGAACCGATCCCGCTGGACGAGCTCGGCCGCCCGCGCATCGATGTGACGACCCGGGTCTCGGGCCTGTTCCGCGATGCGTTCCCAGCCGCGGCGTCGGTGATCCACGACGCGGTCGACGCCGTCGTCGGCCTCGACGAGCCTCACGACCGCAACTACGTGAAGAAACACGTCGAGGCGGACGCGGCCGAACTAGAAGCCGAGGGGATGGATCCCGACGACGCCGCCTCGGCCGCCAGACACCGCGTGTTCACGACGAAACCCGGCGGCTACGGCGCCGGCACGAACAAGGCCGTCGACGAGGGCGAGTGGGACGACCGCTCCGACCTGGCCGAGGTGTACGTCCAGTGGGGCGGCTACGCGCTGGGCTCCCGCGGGACGACGACCGAGGCCCACGACGCCTTCGAGCGCCGCCTCGGCAACGTCGAGGCGACCGTCAAGATCGAGGACACCGCCGAACAGGACGAGTTCGACAGCTCCGACTGGTACGCCTTCCACGGCGGGTTCGTCACCGCCGTCGCGGAGACCGCGGGCGAGGAGCCCGCCTCCTACGTCGGCGACTCCAGCGACCCCGACAACGTCGCCGTCTACACCAACGAGGAGAAGGTCCGGAAGGCGATGCGCGCCCGCGTGCTCAACCCCGACTGGCTCGACTCGATGGAAGAGCACGACTACAAGGGCGCCGGCGACCTCGCCTCGACGGTCGACGTGGTCCTCGGCTGGGACGCGACCACCGGCGTCGTCAGCGACGCGCTCTGGGCCGACGTGGCCGAGCAGTACGCGTTCGACGAGGACCGCCGCGAGTGGCTGCGCGACGTGAACCCGTGGGCCCTGGAGCGTATCAGCGACACGCTCCTGGAGGCGGTCGACCGCGGCCTGTGGGACGCCGACGGGGCGACCGCCGACCGGCTCCGGGACATCAACCTCCGGGCCGACGGCGACATCGAGGCCCGCGCCGGGAGCGCGAGCCCTGCGGAGGTGTCGGGCGATGACGACTGA
- a CDS encoding precorrin-8X methylmutase: MTTDDGGDGRQPAGTGAEDETETGATGDFDEYADLGATTENAMAIAETSMERVRELVPDETLADRVRQKSVHATGDPEFQHLVRFTGERESEPVVAGARAVLDERPIVADITMAAAGITGRGHDCSVRKAIGNGADLAEETGMTRTAASVLELDRQGAYDGAVAVVGNAPTAALALADCIADGTRPAVVVATPVGFVKAADSRERLREVAGAHGVPAITNVGRRGGSGLAAGLTNELVHVASDARRGEVELP, from the coding sequence ATGACGACTGACGACGGCGGCGACGGCCGTCAGCCGGCTGGTACCGGCGCCGAAGATGAGACCGAGACCGGGGCCACCGGCGACTTCGACGAGTACGCCGACCTCGGTGCGACCACCGAGAACGCGATGGCGATCGCCGAGACGAGCATGGAGCGGGTCCGCGAGCTCGTCCCGGACGAGACGCTGGCCGACCGCGTCAGACAGAAGAGCGTCCACGCGACGGGCGACCCCGAGTTTCAACATCTCGTGCGGTTCACCGGCGAGCGCGAGTCGGAGCCGGTCGTCGCCGGCGCGCGGGCGGTCCTCGACGAGCGCCCCATCGTCGCCGACATCACGATGGCCGCGGCCGGCATCACCGGCCGGGGACACGACTGCTCCGTCCGGAAAGCCATCGGGAACGGCGCCGACCTCGCCGAGGAGACCGGGATGACGCGGACGGCGGCGTCCGTCCTCGAACTCGACCGACAGGGGGCCTACGACGGCGCCGTCGCCGTCGTCGGGAACGCGCCGACCGCGGCGCTGGCCCTCGCGGACTGCATCGCGGACGGCACGCGCCCCGCCGTCGTGGTCGCAACCCCGGTCGGCTTCGTCAAAGCCGCCGACAGCCGGGAGCGACTCCGGGAGGTCGCCGGAGCCCACGGCGTCCCCGCGATCACGAACGTCGGCCGCCGCGGCGGGAGCGGGCTGGCGGCCGGTCTGACGAACGAACTCGTCCACGTCGCGAGCGACGCGCGACGCGGCGAGGTCGAACTCCCCTGA
- a CDS encoding tyrosine-type recombinase/integrase, with amino-acid sequence MRPLRSSFDRYLQDKGKGRGGEGGNYRRNAARELGRFAEWAAGDRGDDCTGIVPDDADREPTFEDLDERVFREYARHLSGDRGLKQNTVQTYYRYISAWCGWCVNEGYLEAHYAQRASATAPIPEDDGRKPGDQQAWTSEQRHALTRHVDEQARESIEAYTTLPEDTDPFDRQRARYEALKAARDRALVVVLAYTAVRVGELLRDPDDPRRRGVRWEDIDLEDGSMDVYRKKQQWDAASLPDPAISPLRSYRTLTSPPTERWPVFPTFDRRTLSELVREGLADRGLGPDAIAERRGAHARDLLLALDEDVRPPSITTDGARSILRRLSDEADVDVDHPKHDYLAPHGGRRGMGEVLVRAFGYTVAARYLDNSEEMVRERYSHIEAGELGDVATEALDEIDPTPRDDT; translated from the coding sequence ATGCGACCGTTGCGAAGCTCCTTCGACCGCTATCTTCAGGACAAGGGGAAGGGTCGCGGCGGCGAGGGCGGGAACTACCGGCGGAACGCCGCCCGCGAACTCGGACGGTTCGCCGAGTGGGCCGCCGGCGACCGCGGCGACGACTGTACCGGGATCGTCCCCGACGACGCCGACCGGGAACCGACGTTCGAGGACCTCGACGAGCGCGTCTTCCGCGAGTACGCCCGCCACCTTTCCGGCGACCGCGGACTCAAGCAGAACACGGTCCAGACCTACTACCGGTACATCTCGGCGTGGTGCGGCTGGTGTGTCAACGAGGGCTACCTGGAGGCCCACTACGCCCAGCGGGCGAGCGCGACCGCGCCGATTCCGGAGGACGACGGCCGCAAGCCGGGCGACCAGCAGGCCTGGACATCGGAGCAGCGTCACGCGCTCACCCGCCACGTCGACGAGCAGGCGCGCGAGTCCATCGAGGCATACACGACACTCCCGGAGGACACCGACCCGTTCGACAGGCAGCGGGCGCGCTACGAGGCGCTGAAGGCGGCCCGCGACCGGGCGCTCGTGGTCGTCCTCGCGTACACCGCTGTACGGGTGGGTGAACTCCTCCGGGACCCCGACGACCCCCGCCGGCGCGGCGTCCGGTGGGAGGACATCGACCTCGAGGACGGGAGTATGGACGTCTACCGGAAGAAACAGCAGTGGGACGCCGCCAGCCTCCCCGACCCGGCCATCTCGCCGCTGCGGAGCTACCGGACGCTGACGTCCCCGCCGACGGAGCGGTGGCCGGTGTTCCCGACGTTCGACCGGCGGACGCTGTCGGAACTCGTACGGGAGGGGCTGGCGGACCGGGGGCTGGGACCGGACGCGATCGCCGAGCGGCGCGGGGCGCACGCTCGCGACCTCCTGCTGGCGCTCGACGAGGACGTCCGGCCGCCGTCGATCACGACGGACGGCGCGCGGTCGATCCTGCGGCGACTCTCCGACGAGGCGGACGTCGACGTCGACCACCCGAAACACGACTACCTCGCACCCCACGGCGGGCGCCGCGGGATGGGCGAGGTCCTCGTCCGCGCGTTCGGCTACACGGTCGCGGCCCGCTACCTGGACAACTCCGAGGAGATGGTCCGCGAACGCTACTCCCACATCGAAGCCGGCGAGCTGGGCGACGTGGCGACGGAGGCGCTCGACGAGATCGACCCGACCCCGAGGGACGACACGTAG